ACGTTGAAATACGAATCCGGGACAAACCACACCTGTCGTTAGCCCCGGAGATCAGCCACGGACTGACCGACTTCACGGACGGAGTCGCTCCGCTCCAGATCGAGTTCTTCGGCGAGGTAAGAGATGAATTGAGTAACAAATCGAGCGGGAACACCCCGTGCGCAAAATGAAATTCGAACGGTGAACATCAAGAGAACCGGAGACTGAACCGATTTTCACTTCGATGACGGGGGGTCTTCCACCAGATGTACTTCGGTGATGGTTCTTACTATCGAGCCGTGAAACCACGGAATTCAAGCGATTTATTGGATACAGCGGCCGAATAAACATCGACGGAGGTTAATCTTTTTAATGCTCCGGTGTGCAGCAGGCATATGGCCGGTAGTGATCAGGAAGGGGCGAACCAATCCACCCTTGATGAAGAAACTAGTTCTACGTCGGATGGACAGCAGTTAGAATCCGCCCATGAGAACGCTGCCGGAGACTCAAGCCAAAATCAGGGATCGACCGAAGAGAGCACCCAGCGGTCGATCCGTGATATGCTCGATGACGAGGGGGAGGCATCAGTTTTCGTCAACCGAGACCTCGTCGAGCCTGACACGATTATCGACGAGGAGCGAATCGTCGGCCGTGACGACCAGCTCGAGTCCGTCGTCTCGTTTCTGAAACCAACTCTCCAAGGAAATCGGCCGCCGAATATGCTGCTGTACGGTCCCGCAGGGACAGGTAAGTCACTCATCATCGGGGCCGTCACGCAACAGATCATCGAGCTCTGTCAATCCAAAGGCGAACGGTTCGGCGTTGTCGATATCAACTGCCAACCAATCAATACGCTCGATCAGGCCGTCTACGAACTCGTCCAAACTGTCGCCCAGGACGTTGGTACTGAAGGCGGAGTTCCAGAGACCGGCGTCTCGACGAAGCGCAAGTACCGACGTCTGTACGAACTCATCAACGAGCACTACGATTCGGTCATCTTCATTCTCGATGAAATCGATCTCTTGGTCGGCCGGCGCGAAAACGACGAACCCGCATACTCAAAGCTTCTCTATCAGCTCTCGCGGGCGAGTAACACGAACGAAATCGAAGGCCGCGTGTCCGTCGCAGCGCTGACGAACGATCCAAAGTTTATGGAAGACATCGACGGGCGTGCCGAGAGCTCGTTCAATCCACGTGACGTCTACTTCCCTGACTACGATGCGAATCAGCTGCGCGAAATTCTCGAAAATCGACGCGATGCGTTCCGTGAAGATGCTCTCGAGGACGATGTGATTCCGCTCGTAGCGGCGTTCGCTGCACAAAGTCACGGTGACGCACGGAAGGCGATCGATCTATTCCGCGGTGCCGGTGATCTCGCGGACGAACGAGGAGATGAAGTGGTCACGGAGGACCACGTCCGAGAATCTCAGGAGGAAATTGACAAAGACCGGTCACTGAAGCTCGTTGAGGGGCTTACGACACAAAAGAAGATTTCACTGTACGCAACCGCAGCCGTTGCGTATCACTCGAGTCGGACGGGTAGTTCCGTCCCAAGCCCGGTTGGATTCAAAGTTTATCAGTGGGTCACGAACGAACTCGATGCAGACCAGATGACTCGTGAGACGTACGTCAAATATGTCAAAGAACTCTCAACGTACGGGTTGATTTCAACATCTCGGAA
This sequence is a window from Halolamina sp. CBA1230. Protein-coding genes within it:
- a CDS encoding orc1/cdc6 family replication initiation protein produces the protein MLDDEGEASVFVNRDLVEPDTIIDEERIVGRDDQLESVVSFLKPTLQGNRPPNMLLYGPAGTGKSLIIGAVTQQIIELCQSKGERFGVVDINCQPINTLDQAVYELVQTVAQDVGTEGGVPETGVSTKRKYRRLYELINEHYDSVIFILDEIDLLVGRRENDEPAYSKLLYQLSRASNTNEIEGRVSVAALTNDPKFMEDIDGRAESSFNPRDVYFPDYDANQLREILENRRDAFREDALEDDVIPLVAAFAAQSHGDARKAIDLFRGAGDLADERGDEVVTEDHVRESQEEIDKDRSLKLVEGLTTQKKISLYATAAVAYHSSRTGSSVPSPVGFKVYQWVTNELDADQMTRETYVKYVKELSTYGLISTSRKSRGRGGGMYMEFTFTGDPEAMMTRIVDDTRLEGIAQQEELLSSVVNAQLKEFHEE